From a region of the Helicoverpa armigera isolate CAAS_96S chromosome 14, ASM3070526v1, whole genome shotgun sequence genome:
- the LOC110375337 gene encoding cubilin isoform X3: MAAAYWLNSLGCLSLSLLCLFATTLQVTSVLAGETTELSSRASLAEPSPTKLPKCDRTFVSRGGASNGTFHAPELINPNNHSRQCLYTFLAAPGQRVLVEFRTFDLRGKPPDGAAVGELPACMHESMDIYSEMASLEAGELVNSAFGGRYCGPIPPRRRVSLHRAVALSFYTDKMYTPPTLFTGTYQFINATEFEVGTPVPNTLCSFVIEASKRKTGLLLSPTYPGIYPKDMTCNYLFSGQPGQRIRLEFRDFDLFFGGPHCPFDWVRVYDGPDNSSAVIGTYCGQQRNLVLYSSDERLLVTFYTLPRAASTQNRGFKGIFEFSESFVKLDFISKHDAEHIRGSECDQKILSKKESTGFVYHPNYPFPYIQKVVCRYFIYGMQDSQNLERVRLEFQNFSIPKGDNPKPDSCPDGYLKVYLRGQEATDSYDKHDAELCGEGASGNPPFPPPLLSDGPRLVMVFSSGELQGRGFKAKYTFETEYRVPGTAAPGGECAFTYRSEAKKRGEFNSPRYPSNYPSHTNCTYTLAATPSEQVTVVFDHFKVRADAWNATAGVYSGATCSEDWVEAWWVGREGTRVPLGRWCGLATPGPMHSPRGATGLVIALHTDAEAVASGFKARYIFEPAKSIFGDCGGNMSGAEWGVITSPNFPQNYEQPKNGPASRVCNWFVTARPGKRLLLNFEYFAVEGHLTERGCPAAVLRLWYESPGPPLELCGEKAPADRWQYLSSSNSIRLSFIIADKAVGAMGWRAVWTEVTVPEAGACAGGALDCGGACLPPAAPCSGLQHCALMPDTKPTHCGAAPGRLAARAALVALSLVLAAPH, encoded by the exons AGTGCGACCGCACATTCGTGAGCCGAGGCGGCGCGAGCAACGGAACGTTCCACGCGCCCGAGCTGATCAATCCGAACAACCACAGCCGCCAGTGCCTGTACACGTTCCTGGCTGCTCCGGGGCAGCGGGTGCTCGTCGAGTTCCGCACCTTCGACCTCCGGGGAAAGCCGCCAGA TGGAGCCGCTGTGGGCGAGTTACCAGC ATGCATGCACGAGTCAATGGACATCTACTCGGAGATGGCGTCGCTGGAGGCGGGCGAGCTGGTCAACTCGGCGTTCGGCGGGCGGTACTGCGGGCCCATCCCGCCGCGGCGCCGCGTCTCGCTGCATCGCGCCGTCGCACTCTCCTTCTACACAGACAAAATGTACACGCCGCCTACGCTCTTCACAGGAACCTACCAGTTCATCAACGCAA CGGAATTCGAAGTGGGCACCCCAGTTCCCAACACACTGTGCTCGTTCGTGATAGAAGCGAGCAAGCGCAAGACGGGTCTGCTGCTGTCTCCGACCTACCCGGGCATCTATCCCAAAGACATGACCTGCAACTACCTGTTCAGCGGCCAGCCCGGCCAGAGGATACGGCTCGAGTTCCGAGACTTCGATCTGTTTTTCGGCGGACCTCA CTGTCCGTTCGACTGGGTGCGCGTGTACGACGGGCCGGACAACTCGTCAGCCGTGATCGGCACGTACTGCGGCCAGCAGAGGAACCTCGTGCTGTACTCCAGCGACGAGCGGCTGCTGGTCACCTTCTACACGCTGCCGCGCGCCGCCAGCACCCAGAACCGAGGCTTTAAGGGTATCTTCGAGTTTTCAGAGAGTTTTGTTAAGTTAG attttataagtaaacacGATGCCGAGCACATTAGGGGCTCAGAGTGCGACCAGAAGATTCTTAGTAAAAAGGAATCGACGGGTTTCGTGTACCATCCAAATTATCCATTCCCCTATATACAAAAAGTTGTTTGTAG atattttatataCGGTATGCAAGATTCACAAAATTTGGAAAGGGTTCGATTAGAGTTTCAAAACTTTTCTATACCGAAGGGCGACAATCCGAAACCGGA TTCATGTCCTGACGGGTACCTGAAGGTATACCTGCGGGGACAGGAGGCGACAGACTCGTATGACAAGCATGACGCCGAGCTGTGCGGGGAGGGGGCTAGTGGCAATCCCCCATTCCCCCCGCCACTCCTGTCCGACGGACCCCGCCTTGTGATGGTCTTCAGCTCAGGGGAACTACAGGGCAGGGGGTTCAAAGCCAAGTATACTTTCGAGACTG AATATCGAGTGCCAGGCACAGCCGCACCGGGCGGTGAGTGTGCGTTCACGTACCGAAGTGAAGCGAAGAAACGCGGCGAGTTCAACTCCCCCCGCTACCCCTCCAACTACCCCTCGCACACCAACTGCACTTACACGCTGGCCGCCACCCCCAGCGAGCAAGTCACTGTCGTTTTCGACCACTTCAAAGTGAGGGCTGATGCCTGGAATGCTACTGCAGGCGTGTACAG TGGCGCCACATGCAGTGAAGACTGGGTGGAAGCGTGGTGGGTTGGTCGCGAAGGTACACGGGTACCACTGGGGCGCTGGTGTGGGCTGGCCACACCGGGGCCCATGCACTCGCCCCGCGGCGCCACGGGGCTCGTCATCGCGCTGCATACTGATGCTGAAGCCGTCGCCTCTGGATTCAAAGCCAGATATATATTTGAG CCAGCGAAGTCGATATTCGGCGACTGCGGCGGCAACATGTCTGGCGCGGAGTGGGGCGTCATCACGTCCCCGAACTTCCCGCAGAACTACGAGCAGCCCAAGAACGGCCCCGCCTCCAGGGTCTGCAACTGGTTCGTCACGGCGCGCCCCGGGAAGAGACTCTTGCtcaattttgaatatttcgCTGTCGAAGGACATCTTACTG AGCGCGGATGTCCAGCGGCAGTTCTCAGGCTGTGGTACGAGAGCCCGGGCCCGCCGCTCGAGCTGTGCGGAGAGAAGGCGCCCGCCGACCGCTGGCAGTACCTCTCCTCATCCAACTCGATACGGCTGTC GTTCATAATAGCGGATAAGGCGGTGGGCGCGATGGGGTGGCGCGCCGTGTGGACGGAGGTGACGGTGCCCGAGGCCGGcgcgtgcgcgggcggcgcgctggACTGCGGCGGCGCCTGcctgccgcccgccgcgccctgCTCGGGGCTGCAGCACTGCGCGCTCATGCCCGACACCAAGCCCACGCACT gcggcgcggcgccgggGCGGCTGGCGGCGCGCGCCGCTCTGGTCGCGCTGTCGCTTGTGCTCGCCGCCCCGCACTGA